The genomic DNA GATGGCTCCCTAAGCTTAGCCCTGTTGCTGCTAAGTTAAGCTGACTACGCTGGCTCCAGCGCTTCAAATAAGTAAAATTGATAATACCTAATAAGGCTATGCTCATACCTAACATAGTGGGCAGAGTGGCCCGTGCGATTGCCGCTGCCATTAATTGTGGATCGCTGTTAGCGCTTACTGCCATGTTATCAAACACTTCAATCATGCCGCTTACTGTGCCTAACAATCCAAGCAGGGGGCAAAGGCTAATCAAGTTTTTAATCAGACTTAGGTAGCGTCCTAGCGCCAGCTCTAAGTCGCAGCGTCGGCTTAAATCCTTGGCGGCAGCTTGCCAGTGCAGCGGCAGAGTCTTGCTTTGAGTCTGCTGGTAGTTACGTAACAGTTTGGGATAACTTACAAAACGGAACCAGTAGCGCTCCAGTAACAAGCTGGCTAATAGGCTGCTTAGCATTAGCAGTAGGCTGAGCACCCAGCCTCCTTGATAGAGTAAATCGCTCAGTATATGGCTGGCTTGCTGGTAGGTGTTGAGCAGGCTGTTCATTAGCTGGTCTTCAATTCGGATTGAGCGGCCTTGGGCTGTTGGGCCAACATAGCCAAGCTTTTTTGCTGCATCAACTGCAACAGTATGCGGCTGCGGGTATTTAATAGGCTAGAGCAAAACAGTAAGGGTATGGCCGCTATCAAACCCAGAACGGTGGTGATCAGGGCTTGTGATATACCTGCTGCCAGCAGGCTTGGGTCACCATTACCAAATAAACTGATACTTTGAAAGGTCACTATCATGCCAACCACTGTGCCTAATAATCCCAGCAGCGGAGTCACTGCAGCGAATAATTTAACCAGACTTTGACCTCGCTCGAGTTGCGGCAATTCCAGCAAAATGGCTTGGTCTACTTGCAATTCCAGCTGTTCCAGCGAGGCCAATGGCGTAGCCGCGGCCAGTAATACTCTGCCTAGGGGATTGTCCGCAGAGGCTTGGCTTTGGCTAAGTTGGCGGCGCACCGCGCGCTCAACCAACATCAGGCGAATCATTCGGTATAGCGCTACCGCTAAACCAATGCAGGCCAAAGCAATAATTACCGCGCCCACCTTACCGCCTTGTTGAATCCGTTCTTCCAGCGAAGGGTAGTAGTCTAATTGCCGCAGTAGCTGGCCTCGGGAGGGGTCCACTAACAGTTGTGCGGTTTTGCCCGCGTAATAGTCGCGCGCTTGTTGTTGAGCTGCGGGCTGGCTGGGATAAACTTGAAGCTGCTGGGCCTCGCTTCGCCATTCTAGATATTCGCCCTGTTGATTGATGATGTTGAAGCTACCAATGCGTAGCAAGCTTTGCTGCTGAGGAGCGCCTTGCTGATCTATGAAGCTCGCATCAAAAAAACTGATAGTGCCACTTATTTGCAGTTGTTGGACTAGCGTAGCGGCCAGTGTTTGCATGCTTTGGGCACTTACTAAGCTGCGTTGCGTGGCAAGATTGAAGCCTTCAGCCAGCTGCGGATACTGGCTGCTAAGCAGCGATTGGCGCAGTTTGCTTTGGCTTTCTTCAGCCTGTTGCTTGAGTAAATCAAATACCGGCCCTAATTGGCCACTTTGTTGCTGCAACTGGTGTTGTTGCTCGCTCAAGGCCTGCTCAT from Agarivorans gilvus includes the following:
- a CDS encoding MotA/TolQ/ExbB proton channel family protein — its product is MNSLLNTYQQASHILSDLLYQGGWVLSLLLMLSSLLASLLLERYWFRFVSYPKLLRNYQQTQSKTLPLHWQAAAKDLSRRCDLELALGRYLSLIKNLISLCPLLGLLGTVSGMIEVFDNMAVSANSDPQLMAAAIARATLPTMLGMSIALLGIINFTYLKRWSQRSQLNLAATGLSLGSHQ
- a CDS encoding MotA/TolQ/ExbB proton channel family protein yields the protein MNKYCQMLAIGLSLLGLSAQAASPSLLQQSQQQNQQREQGFIIRLEQQQQQLEAAKQRLQQAQQQQQRLQQQFQANEQALSEQQHQLQQQSGQLGPVFDLLKQQAEESQSKLRQSLLSSQYPQLAEGFNLATQRSLVSAQSMQTLAATLVQQLQISGTISFFDASFIDQQGAPQQQSLLRIGSFNIINQQGEYLEWRSEAQQLQVYPSQPAAQQQARDYYAGKTAQLLVDPSRGQLLRQLDYYPSLEERIQQGGKVGAVIIALACIGLAVALYRMIRLMLVERAVRRQLSQSQASADNPLGRVLLAAATPLASLEQLELQVDQAILLELPQLERGQSLVKLFAAVTPLLGLLGTVVGMIVTFQSISLFGNGDPSLLAAGISQALITTVLGLIAAIPLLFCSSLLNTRSRILLQLMQQKSLAMLAQQPKAAQSELKTS